One genomic segment of Lampris incognitus isolate fLamInc1 chromosome 2, fLamInc1.hap2, whole genome shotgun sequence includes these proteins:
- the sdc4 gene encoding syndecan-4 isoform X1: MFKVCLALVLFASVHSESQVRETETWMPMRTTQTISMSAHPEDLVSSGDSQNGSDFAFTEGNEDDDYDTLYDDEDEYDEEFSGSGDGTVSNRNVHIKPSDKPDINDNKIPELDRPVRPAVNEIEIVQNSNEIPLLQHEEQHSNVLMSHASEESLFNKTEVLAALIAGGAVGLMFAVLLILLLIYRMKKKDEGSYDLGKKPIYKKAPTTEIYA, from the exons CaggtgagggagacagagacatggaTGCCCATGAGGACCACTCAGACCATTTCCATGTCAGCACACCCTGAAGACCTTGTCTCATCAGGAGACTCCCAAAATGGCTCGGATTTTGCGTTTACTGAGGGCAACGAGGATGATGATTATGACACACTGTACGATGACGAAGATGAGTATGATGAGGAGTTCTCTGGATCCGGTGATGGAA CTGTGTCAAACAGAAATGTGCACATCAAGCCATCAGACAAG CCTGACATAAATGACAACAAGATCCCAGAGCTGGACCGTCCAGTGCGGCCAGCAGTCAATGAGATAGAGATCGTCCAGAACAGCAATGAGATCCCCTTGCTTCAGCATGAGGAGCAGCATTCCAATGTGCTGATGTCCCATGCAAGTGAAGAGAGCCTCTTTAACAAGACGGAGGTTCTTGCAG CTCTGATTGCGGGTGGGGCAGTGGGCCTGATGTTTGCAGTGCTGCTCATCCTCCTCCTAATCTATCGCATGAAGAAGAAAGATGAAGGTAGCTACGACCTTGGGAAGAAGCCCATCTACAAGAAGGCTCCCACCACCGAGATCTATGCGTGA
- the sdc4 gene encoding syndecan-4 isoform X2, giving the protein MFKVCLALVLFASVHSESVRETETWMPMRTTQTISMSAHPEDLVSSGDSQNGSDFAFTEGNEDDDYDTLYDDEDEYDEEFSGSGDGTVSNRNVHIKPSDKPDINDNKIPELDRPVRPAVNEIEIVQNSNEIPLLQHEEQHSNVLMSHASEESLFNKTEVLAALIAGGAVGLMFAVLLILLLIYRMKKKDEGSYDLGKKPIYKKAPTTEIYA; this is encoded by the exons gtgagggagacagagacatggaTGCCCATGAGGACCACTCAGACCATTTCCATGTCAGCACACCCTGAAGACCTTGTCTCATCAGGAGACTCCCAAAATGGCTCGGATTTTGCGTTTACTGAGGGCAACGAGGATGATGATTATGACACACTGTACGATGACGAAGATGAGTATGATGAGGAGTTCTCTGGATCCGGTGATGGAA CTGTGTCAAACAGAAATGTGCACATCAAGCCATCAGACAAG CCTGACATAAATGACAACAAGATCCCAGAGCTGGACCGTCCAGTGCGGCCAGCAGTCAATGAGATAGAGATCGTCCAGAACAGCAATGAGATCCCCTTGCTTCAGCATGAGGAGCAGCATTCCAATGTGCTGATGTCCCATGCAAGTGAAGAGAGCCTCTTTAACAAGACGGAGGTTCTTGCAG CTCTGATTGCGGGTGGGGCAGTGGGCCTGATGTTTGCAGTGCTGCTCATCCTCCTCCTAATCTATCGCATGAAGAAGAAAGATGAAGGTAGCTACGACCTTGGGAAGAAGCCCATCTACAAGAAGGCTCCCACCACCGAGATCTATGCGTGA